One Terriglobia bacterium DNA segment encodes these proteins:
- a CDS encoding alpha/beta fold hydrolase, whose protein sequence is MRYLCAGSGRPLLLIHGLLGYSFSWRFNLAEFARHATVYAVDLPGTGFSDRAVLDCSLRATAERMAHFLDQLGIREFDLLGTSHGGAVAMMLAALDPRRVRRLVLPAPANPWSSYGRRLAPFLASVPARFLVPHLVRSRSFRNFQLRRMYGDPARISPGTLEGYSAPIAIPGTTDHVLRILDGWNAGLEEVRRILPTIADIPTLLLWGTRDVPVSFASAPTLQAQFRRAELVIFDGAGHLTYEEIPDAFNRAVLDFLTR, encoded by the coding sequence CACGGCTTGCTCGGCTACTCGTTTTCGTGGCGCTTCAATCTCGCCGAGTTTGCCCGGCACGCGACCGTCTATGCGGTCGATCTGCCGGGCACGGGTTTCTCCGACCGGGCGGTCCTGGACTGCTCCTTGCGCGCCACAGCGGAGCGCATGGCCCATTTTCTCGATCAGCTCGGCATCCGCGAGTTCGACCTGCTGGGCACTTCGCACGGTGGCGCCGTGGCCATGATGCTCGCCGCGCTCGACCCCAGGCGCGTGCGGCGGCTTGTTTTGCCCGCGCCCGCCAATCCCTGGTCATCCTACGGGCGCCGCCTCGCGCCGTTCCTCGCCAGCGTGCCCGCGCGTTTCCTCGTTCCGCATCTGGTGCGCAGCCGTAGCTTTCGCAACTTCCAGCTGCGCCGCATGTATGGAGACCCCGCCCGTATCTCACCCGGCACGCTGGAAGGCTACTCCGCACCCATCGCCATTCCCGGTACTACGGATCATGTGCTGCGCATCCTCGATGGCTGGAATGCCGGTCTGGAGGAAGTGCGCCGCATCCTGCCGACGATCGCCGACATCCCCACTCTGCTGCTTTGGGGCACGCGCGATGTCCCGGTGTCCTTCGCCTCGGCCCCTACCCTGCAAGCGCAGTTCCGCCGCGCCGAACTCGTGATCTTCGACGGCGCCGGTCACCTGACCTACGAGGAAATCCCCGACGCCTTCAACCGCGCCGTTCTCGACTTTCTAACACGCTGA
- a CDS encoding CBS domain-containing protein — MAKVKDVIKDRKTYTANADQTILEAARYMGEHNIGAMPVLREGKLVGIFSERDIMKRVVAEARDPRTTKVSDVMTKDPVTVTLETTIDECMALMAKHNCRHLPICENDKLWGLISLRDVLIHDVAEKADEARHLKAYIHSST, encoded by the coding sequence ATGGCAAAGGTCAAAGACGTGATCAAGGACCGCAAGACCTACACGGCGAATGCCGATCAAACCATCTTGGAAGCCGCACGATATATGGGCGAGCACAACATCGGAGCCATGCCGGTCTTGCGGGAAGGGAAGCTGGTCGGCATCTTTTCCGAGCGCGACATCATGAAACGCGTCGTCGCCGAAGCTCGCGATCCCCGTACCACCAAGGTCTCCGACGTCATGACCAAGGATCCCGTCACAGTGACTCTCGAAACCACCATCGATGAATGCATGGCGCTGATGGCCAAGCACAATTGCCGTCACTTGCCCATCTGCGAGAACGACAAGCTGTGGGGCCTGATCTCTTTGCGTGACGTCCTCATTCACGACGTCGCGGAGAAGGCCGACGAAGCGCGCCACCTCAAGGCCTACATCCACTCCTCCACGTAG
- a CDS encoding DedA family protein, whose translation MAQWLFEVLRSHFEQWGYWTVVLALLLENAGLPVPGETILLFASFLAYDEQELRLPYIILVGTIACTLGDNIGYAIGHRGGRPLLERYKHIFHIPDRTIRRGERLFSRHGSVTIFFARFVFGMRIIAGPLAGVLRMPWKQFALFNFLGAATWVTVIACVGYFFGSEWEELVRVLKHVNLGVLIFVAVLVVVLWWRHRRRLAAEDDRSAG comes from the coding sequence ATGGCGCAATGGCTCTTCGAGGTCCTGCGCAGTCACTTCGAGCAGTGGGGCTACTGGACGGTCGTCCTCGCCCTGCTCCTGGAGAACGCGGGCCTGCCCGTGCCCGGCGAGACCATCCTGCTCTTTGCCAGTTTCCTCGCCTACGACGAGCAGGAACTGCGCCTGCCGTACATCATCCTGGTGGGGACCATCGCCTGCACCCTGGGCGACAACATCGGCTACGCCATCGGTCACCGCGGCGGCCGTCCTCTGCTGGAGCGCTACAAGCACATCTTCCACATCCCCGACCGCACCATCCGCCGCGGGGAGCGGCTGTTCTCTCGCCACGGCAGCGTGACCATCTTTTTCGCCCGATTCGTTTTCGGTATGCGCATCATCGCCGGGCCGCTGGCGGGGGTTCTGCGCATGCCCTGGAAGCAGTTCGCGCTCTTCAACTTTCTCGGCGCCGCGACCTGGGTGACGGTCATCGCCTGCGTCGGATATTTCTTTGGCAGCGAATGGGAGGAACTGGTGCGCGTCCTCAAACACGTGAACTTGGGCGTGCTGATCTTCGTTGCTGTCCTGGTCGTGGTCTTGTGGTGGCGCCACCGCCGCCGCCTTGCCGCCGAGGACGACCGTTCCGCCGGCTGA
- a CDS encoding DUF58 domain-containing protein has product MREAIKSLFSGFEREVWIRFFVALGGLSLAFAAAVFSTVARRSGNLWATAILASSALLVAGVVAITTVPYLARRVAITRVRDAFDYDVTRQGVVYMVLVLVIGIAALNTGNNLLFIIVSAMLAAILVSGVASAGVLRGLEMDASIPDHLFAGNSVMGRLTLRNTRRRVPSFSVSIVPPRQQAGRHWRWRHSVFSFPPNRPREEQWIHWPDIWLQFVTVSAPESSIFSGTVYFPFLPPRAAVAADVQLKFDRRGRYRQEGFGVATRFPFAFLTKTRRIELAREVIAYPSVEPTDEFFEVLPMITGEFEAFIRGRGHDLYLIRDHMPEDSARHVDWKATAKSMTLKVREFTREDERKLRIVFDNPAPGIVPSKAYESAVALAASLGWHFAAEPADLSFVAPGFANSDVYEFLRYLALVQPAEGRSVLDNLQVTDDYNVVVTSRARGSIPTQLWASSYFIFMEQE; this is encoded by the coding sequence ATGCGCGAGGCGATCAAATCTTTGTTCTCCGGCTTCGAGCGCGAGGTCTGGATCCGCTTCTTCGTGGCCCTGGGAGGCCTGTCGCTGGCCTTTGCCGCCGCCGTCTTTTCCACCGTCGCCCGGCGATCGGGAAATCTCTGGGCCACGGCCATCCTGGCCTCTTCCGCCCTGTTGGTGGCGGGTGTGGTGGCCATCACGACGGTCCCGTACCTGGCGCGGCGCGTAGCCATCACCCGCGTGCGCGATGCCTTCGACTACGACGTCACCCGCCAGGGCGTCGTGTACATGGTCCTGGTGCTGGTGATCGGCATCGCCGCCCTCAATACCGGCAACAACCTGCTGTTCATCATCGTCTCGGCAATGCTCGCCGCCATCCTGGTATCCGGCGTGGCCTCGGCGGGAGTGCTGCGCGGGCTGGAGATGGACGCCTCCATCCCCGACCACCTGTTTGCCGGCAACTCCGTGATGGGGCGCCTGACCCTGCGCAATACGCGCCGCCGCGTGCCCTCGTTCTCTGTCAGCATCGTTCCCCCCAGGCAACAGGCCGGCCGGCACTGGCGCTGGCGTCATTCCGTCTTTTCCTTTCCCCCCAACCGCCCGCGGGAGGAGCAGTGGATCCACTGGCCCGATATCTGGCTCCAGTTTGTGACCGTCTCCGCGCCCGAGTCCTCCATCTTTAGCGGGACGGTGTATTTTCCCTTCCTGCCGCCGCGCGCCGCCGTCGCTGCCGATGTTCAGCTCAAGTTCGACCGGCGCGGGCGCTATCGCCAGGAAGGCTTCGGCGTCGCCACCCGTTTTCCCTTCGCCTTCCTGACCAAGACGCGCCGAATCGAGCTGGCGCGCGAAGTCATCGCGTATCCCTCGGTCGAGCCGACGGACGAATTCTTCGAGGTGCTGCCCATGATCACGGGAGAATTCGAAGCCTTCATTCGCGGCCGCGGCCACGACCTGTACCTCATCCGCGACCACATGCCCGAGGATTCCGCCCGCCACGTGGACTGGAAGGCGACCGCCAAGTCCATGACCCTGAAGGTGCGCGAGTTCACCCGCGAGGACGAGCGCAAGCTGCGCATCGTCTTCGACAACCCCGCGCCCGGCATCGTTCCCAGCAAGGCCTATGAATCGGCGGTCGCGCTGGCCGCCTCCCTGGGTTGGCACTTCGCCGCTGAACCCGCCGACCTCTCCTTCGTCGCTCCCGGCTTTGCCAACTCGGATGTGTATGAGTTCTTGCGCTATCTCGCCCTGGTGCAACCGGCCGAAGGGCGCTCTGTGCTCGACAACCTTCAAGTGACCGACGACTACAACGTGGTGGTCACCTCGCGGGCCCGAGGCAGCATTCCCACCCAGCTCTGGGCTTCGTCGTACTTCATCTTCATGGAACAAGAATGA